The sequence below is a genomic window from Draconibacterium halophilum.
TAAAGGTAAGCGATAAAATACTTGACGGGCGGGCACCCTGTTTCAACAAATTAGCAATGCGGTAAGTTAAAACACGCGTTTTTCCCGATCCGGCTCCTGCAATTACCAGTGCCGGTCCTTCGGTACGAAGAACAGCCTCTCTTTGGGCTTCATTTAAATTTTGAAGATAATCGAACACTATAGATTTCTTTTTTTGCTTTGCAAATATAAAATTCTGATTGATAAAAATGTTTTGACGTCGTTATTAGAGTGGGGGAGATGTCGGTTAAACATTCGGATTTCAATCGCAGTAAAATAACAACTGGCGAACCAAGTTGTTTTGGGCAAAAATAAACGATGTTCGAAGTAAATTGGTGCGAATGCCAGGTCTTTTATTAACAATTTACTGAAGCCTTTAGTATTTAGGCTGCGGTTCACTATTTTTGTCGGTACCACCGATTGGAAATCAAAATAGGACTTTGGTTCAACTATTTCCAAACTCTCTTTGCTTAACCATCGGTATTAACCATTGTAATTTCACAGTTTCGCTTAAGGCTCACTTTGAAAAACAATTGGTTTAACACGCAATTAAATGAAATTTATACGTTAATATTGTATCTTAAAGCGCAATAATTTATGAAGCGAAGTCTTTTTATTGTAACTATTCTGGTGTTTTCTTTTTACGCTCTCCAGGCACAAATAACTTCGCCCGGAGCCGACGCCACCGATGTAACACAATACCCTGTTTTTACAGAAACCGACGATATCTTTATTTTTTGTAGTAACGACTCGTTAAACGATGTAGGAGCTTTAACAGCCAGTACCGAACTGACAGGGACAAAAACATGGTTGTGGGAAAAGTATAATGAAACTACCGGTGTATTCGAGTTAGAATTTCAGGAAAGTACGGATGCCACTTCATCGCAGATAAACGCTCTGGCCGATGGTTGTTACCGAATAACCATTACGCAGGGAGCAACTACCGAAGTAGACCGTGCGTGGGTTTTTAATAACTGGATGTACGCCGGCGGAGAGGTAACTGTATCGAATTGCGAGTATTTCAGAATAGATGGAGAGATAAATTCGGCAGTGCTCACTTATAACGATTTAAGCAGCAATGCTCCTGTTTTTGTGAATAAAGATGTGCAGGTGGAATGGCTGGAAGATGGAGACCGGATTGCATCGGTTTTAAACTTGACGGTTTATGATCCGCCAACAGAAAATACAAACTACAGTTTGCGTGTTTACGATAAATTCGATTGCGATGCACAGTCAACTGTTTTGTACGAATCGATTGTGACTAAAGCCAAATTTACTGCCGATCCGATGAGTGGAGAAGCACCGCTTGATGTTACTTTTTCGAATAATTCGGAAAACGGAACGCCCGGCTATTTTGAATGGTTTTTTTACCACGATCTGAATAAGATAAAAAGAGAATCAGAAGGAACGGAAGAGCCGGTTGACAGTATTATGCTGGTGGCTTACGATGATGCGCCTTTTTATACCTACGAAAATTCCGGAACTTACATGGTAAGGCTGGTATCAAAACATCTTTCCGATTCGCTTACTTGTGTTGACACTGTTTATTTGGAGGATTATATTGAGGTAGATACTTCGTTTATTGCTGTACCTAATGTATTTACGCCAAACGGCGATGGAACCAACGATGAGTTTGTGGTTCAGTTCTGGTCGATGCAAAGTATTGAGATTAACATTTTTAACCGCTGGGGAAAACGCGTGCATTACTGGCAAAGCGGCGATGTTCGGGGGTTTGATGATACCTTCTCCGAAACAGTGTGGGATGGCCGGATAATGGGAGGTCGTTATGCCAGTCCCGGGGTGTATTACTACGATGTTGTAGGCCGTGGACGAGATGGTGAAAAACGCAAAAAACACGGCTTTGTCCATTTGTTTCGTAACAAAGATTAATTAACGGTTTAGGTACTTAAAATTAATTTTCAATTTGCTTTTTATTCTGTAACAACCTCGTTCAAATTATCTGTATTTCGTTTTTGTACACGCATTTCTGACATTGTAAATTTTTGCACAGCAAGTACGTATTAGTTTATTTCTATTCCTTATATTTGCCCCTTCAGGCAAACCTTAATTAATTATTGTGCGTATATCAACGGATTGTATAGCATTGTAAAGCTTGCTGTTCGTTTAATTCCTTACCGAAAAAGTAACAAGTGTAAGGATTCTGCGTTACTTGAATAGTTCAAAGATTTTTATTGGAATTTATTAGAAATATTCGGCCATCGGAGAAATGACCGGCCATTAAATCGAAAATTGTTTGTTGTATGAAAAAGATATTTGCTCTAGTTGTATTGGTTCTTGTTGTTTCCGGCTCGTTTGCTCAAAAGGATATAAATGCCTGGAAACAGGAACAATCATTACCCAATCAATACGAAGTTTTTAAGAAGAACCTTAATTTTTGGAATGGATCTTACTTTTTGGAAGAAGATCAGTTAGATGATTTCTACGAGGCACTGACCGATACCATTGGTTTGTTGGAGAATAATGTGGATCAGAAAAACAGTCAGATCCGAAATTTAAACAGTGAGTTAAGCACGAGAGATGAGCAAATGAGTACCTTGCAACAACAACTTGATGAGAGTTTGAAATTGCAAAATTCAATCGTCTTTCTGGGGATGCCTATTAACAAGAATGCCTACTCGGTTACCATGTATTTGCTTATTGCCGGAGTGCTTGTTTTAGCTGGATTTGTGTTTCTTTTATATAAGCGGAGTCTTGCTGTTACACACCGCACGAAAAAGGATTATGACGAGTTAAAAGAAGAGTACGAAGTGCATAAAAAGAATGCTTTGGAACGTTACACCAAGATAAATATGGAGTTGCACCAAACGCGTTTGGAGCAGAAAAGAGGCTCAATCAAGTCTTGATTGGCAACTTTGCCTACTTTATAAAAGTTTTTTATTAATCATCCTCCCCATATATGATTTCCATGTTGGTTCTCTCAATGTTTTTAGCCTTTGGTGCTGAAGCATTGTAATAAGCAGCTTTGCAGACATTTTATGTTGCTCGGGTCTTGTAATTTGTTGGTTATAGGTTTCCTACAGCCGTGTAGTTGGCCGGAAAACTT
It includes:
- a CDS encoding T9SS type B sorting domain-containing protein encodes the protein MKRSLFIVTILVFSFYALQAQITSPGADATDVTQYPVFTETDDIFIFCSNDSLNDVGALTASTELTGTKTWLWEKYNETTGVFELEFQESTDATSSQINALADGCYRITITQGATTEVDRAWVFNNWMYAGGEVTVSNCEYFRIDGEINSAVLTYNDLSSNAPVFVNKDVQVEWLEDGDRIASVLNLTVYDPPTENTNYSLRVYDKFDCDAQSTVLYESIVTKAKFTADPMSGEAPLDVTFSNNSENGTPGYFEWFFYHDLNKIKRESEGTEEPVDSIMLVAYDDAPFYTYENSGTYMVRLVSKHLSDSLTCVDTVYLEDYIEVDTSFIAVPNVFTPNGDGTNDEFVVQFWSMQSIEINIFNRWGKRVHYWQSGDVRGFDDTFSETVWDGRIMGGRYASPGVYYYDVVGRGRDGEKRKKHGFVHLFRNKD